One genomic segment of Cydia splendana chromosome 5, ilCydSple1.2, whole genome shotgun sequence includes these proteins:
- the LOC134790464 gene encoding tyrosine-protein phosphatase non-receptor type 23: MEAVPKLPLLSFELKESPETTHFGPKLKQYIADAYREDPESYSNEMHQLESLRSSAVRPSIDAAGLSALYRYFCQLRAIQSRFPMAKGQPAACTFAWKDLYANMSSPLADIRFEMACILHNIGALHTQLGASEPRTSPESLKTACTHFQNAAWAFQLVKEQYPQPTGIDVSPEMMALFQEICFAQAQECILEKSIQDTRKPSVIGAVATQVMFFYRNCLNHLGASTGSENVHEIIGGKLYNFWHRFLSFKLSYIGCIVCLYQGMNAEEQQKMGERVAFYQLAVDKLAEAQKLAKYVEPVQVTKEALTFTNDVVEGKRKAAKNENEFIYHEEVPDKDLLMDMKPVCLVKALPVNLNDPEVSGPDIFSRLIPMGAHEASSVYSEEKAKLLRQVVGQVEAKNTELTEFMSSLQLDQLEVLDSDQKIPQEIVDRCAAMNAKTEVIQTLVDSMNNLAEIISDVENSLAEIKTLIQEETLKEKEFQKVMGPRPPSIVQTELSREFHKYQEAHARTNESNQVLHKAMTLHIANLRQLAVPLDVLQSRIPTIDNIEGLDREAMSEMRRVVGKARHMQAQREQLVSALRAAVAADDVTAALLARAAEPRDQLFAQELAKHDPQVKIIETNLAAQENIINRLTSLYASYGESRRMLSDLLRKRESIINALITSYDTYGELLGKCQKGLEFYKKLSHNVNQLLTRLRGTCQVQEEERESLLAKNSKGSKAATPVPSSPARMERADSVEPRSEGSGLKLKDYLPYMKKRQLPKTPQGTGQPETLPPEAYYPESIYPTSVRPAPVGSEATDPTQMQLPDGVVMPQMMPHQYARYGTPYTQEPEPYSTPSNFSYPSKTYEKPEDNPFYSAYTPPQYSHQMSNPQTYANPYYSGSQDSGTIITDSQSNSYTMQSQANANMATNSQSVPSSASSNSQTNAPYIYDMYGQNQIAPIPENPSMTYAGHDLSANFSQMQVSAPKDYQPPNFGNDYSQTYYSVNYPQAATPNMATYSNAEQSNSNTNSTQSTDYNTAINYPYAPNSASTYAPNSAVSTYAPNSAGSTYAPNSAGSTYAPNSTATSYAPASVASYAPNPVTSSYAPNSAASNYAPNSTGPTYAPNSAPTVPAYSEQYNYTTGYEASSQSYPVYTNADTTAYSTTTVTNVPVSIESPYNPPEPNPALSQIDAYDQPIKSHVTGEALNYPSYQSYEPSYTPTPNPETTPTHQPNNFYQDPANVNYAHTYQNHPGYNFNPGTGGFDYNYGSQNSYASYVQPNIDSQSNPKDPNWNAQGVYTSAGACETVQSPSETPQTPQPSDNQTYYNTPYGYITNTNQSQEVVSNPEVTTTNYGANVNQSTYMQSGEQYNTNVTFSNNKVTTPKEEIEEPTFEAKPEPIQSPPEPETQEPPPIKEESEPVPEPSVFDLLSDIDFSVEQTPLTPQIKVPQISESAIKKPLPVPKVEPIPKPVPKEEVIQRPAKRDLFSDPSLLNSFTQEVKNLQALVDSLTNKVQGGLTLLDSKWKSFQDIQSKENMTRSKNIAKQYKSGNIAPYDDSRLTLRSDANAYINASYYKQLAPWCIPLVISSMPQERSYSVFWKAVLENKITSVVCLLSEIEMQGKFYWPTAKGQSLDLPGVKVVLDDVTCTVHWTERKLTVVHGSTVHKVNHYQISVFPAKIVCSPLILLVDKILSETFENRLSNQLSGAWLQCGTGGGRSALLALIIALVCQVRAGQPQLCDTLDAACANLYKHRTDVLEDTKFLADAYRTALFYVQGVLCSGTTSFNGEAISVPTGASVLPPVTPTPTPTAASSQRTKFSRESFEEMKQSPGLKSGDMKDPLNFLDPLWSLKKK, encoded by the exons ATGGAGGCGGTGCCCAAGTTGCCGTTGTTGAGTTTCGAGCTAAAAGAGAGTCCGGAGACCACACACTTTGGGCCAAAACTTAAGCAG TACATTGCGGACGCGTACAGGGAAGACCCTGAGAGCTATAGCAATGAGATGCATCAGCTGGAAAGCCTGCGGTCGTCCGCCGTGAGGCCTTCTATTGACGCAGCAGGTCTGAGCGCGCTATACAGATATTTCTGCCAACTCAGAGCCATCCAGAGCAGGTTTCCGATGGCTAAAGGACAACCAGCGGCTTGTACATTTGCGTG GAAAGACCTCTATGCAAACATGAGCAGTCCCCTAGCAGACATTCGTTTTGAAATGGCCTGCATCTTACACAACATTGGGGCTCTGCACACCCAGCTTGGGGCTTCAGAGCCTCGCACATCCCCAGAAAGTCTAAAGACGGCATGCACCCACTTCCAAAATGCAGCATGGGCCTTTCAGCTGGTGAAAGAACAGTATCCACAGCCAACAGGGATAGATGTGTCACCAGAAATGATGGCGTTGTTCCAGGAGATCTGCTTTGCTCAAGCACAGGAGTGTATACTTGAAAAGAGTATTCAGGACACTAGGAAACCTAGTGTTATAG GTGCTGTGGCAACCCAGGTGATGTTTTTCTACCGTAACTGCCTGAACCACCTCGGAGCATCAACTGGCTCTGAAAACGTCCATGAAATAATTGGCGGCAAGCTCTACAACTTCTGGCACCGGTTCTTGTCGTTCAAATTGTCTTATATTGGCTGCATTGTGTGCTTATATCAAG GAATGAACGCCGAAGAACAACAGAAGATGGGCGAACGCGTTGCCTTCTACCAGCTCGCCGTGGACAAGCTTGCCGAAGCCCAGAAGCTCGCCAAATACGTAGAACCTGTCCAGGTCACCAAGGAAGCCCTCACATTCACCAACGACGTGGTGGAGGGGAAGCGGAAAGCGGCGAAGAATGAGAATGAATTTATATATCATGAGGAAGTGCCGGATAAGGATTTGCTTATGGATATGAAGCCGGTGTGCTTGGTTAAGGCTTTGCCGGTCAATTTGAATGATCCTGAG GTGTCAGGTCCTGACATATTCTCCCGCCTGATCCCAATGGGAGCTCACGAGGCCTCCTCCGTCTACTCTGAAGAGAAGGCCAAGCTGCTCCGCCAAGTCGTCGGCCAAGTGGAAGCCAAGAACACCGAGCTTACTGAGTTCATGTCATCATTGCAACTTGATCAGTTAGAAGTGCTGGATTCTGATCAAAA GATCCCTCAAGAGATAGTGGACAGATGTGCAGCCATGAACGCCAAGACCGAGGTTATACAAACGCTGGTGGATTCCATGAATAATCTCGCTGAGATCATCAGCGACGTGGAGAACTCGCTCGCCGAAATCAAGACGCTCATTCAG GAAGAAACATTGAAAGAAAAAGAATTCCAAAAGGTCATGGGACCACGCCCACCCTCCATAGTGCAAACCGAACTATCCAGAGAGTTCCACAAATACCAGGAGGCCCACGCGAGAACCAACGAGTCCAACCAAGTGCTGCACAAAGCTATGACGCTACATATAGCTAATCTGAGGCAGTTAGCTGTGCCATTAGATGTTCTGCAGAGTAGGATTCCTACCATCGATAATATTG AGGGCTTGGACCGGGAAGCCATGTCGGAAATGCGTCGCGTCGTCGGCAAGGCGCGCCACATGCAGGCCCAGCGCGAGCAGCTGGTGAGCGCGCTGCGCGCCGCCGTGGCCGCGGATGACGTCACGGCGGCGTTGCTGGCGCGCGCCGCCGAGCCCCGGGACCAGCTGTTCGCGCAGGAGCTCGCTAAACATGACCCTCAG GTGAAAATAATAGAAACAAACCTCGCGGCTCAAGAGAACATCATCAACCGCCTGACGTCGCTATACGCTTCGTATGGAGAGTCACGACGTATGCTGTCGGACTTGCTGAGGAAGCGAGAGAGCATCATCAACG CCCTCATAACCTCCTACGACACGTACGGCGAGCTCCTCGGCAAGTGCCAGAAGGGCCTCGAGTTCTACAAGAAGTTGAGCCACAACGTCAACCAACTGCTCACGAGGCTGCGAGGAACATGCCAAGTTCAAGAGGAGGAGAGAGAGTCACTGCTTGCCAAGAACAGTAAGGGTAGTAAAG CGGCCACCCCCGTACCGTCTTCACCGGCAAGAATGGAGAGGGCTGACAGCGTCGAGCCTCGAAGCGAGGGCTCCGGCCTCAAACTGAAGGACTATCTGCCGTATATGAAGAAGAGGCAACTGCCCAAAACCCCTCAAGGGACAG GTCAACCAGAAACGTTACCGCCAGAAGCGTACTACCCAGAGTCGATATACCCAACATCCGTGAGACCAGCTCCTGTTGGATCAGAAG CTACTGATCCAACCCAAATGCAACTGCCAGACGGTGTGGTCATGCCTCAAATGATGCCTCACCAGTACGCCCGCTACGGCACACCCTACACCCAAGAGCCCGAACCCTACTCCACACCCTCAAACTTCTCCTACCCTTCCAAAACCTACGAAAAACCCGAGGACAACCCTTTTTATTCAGCCTACACCCCTCCTCAGTACTCCCACCAAATGTCCAACCCACAAACATACGCCAACCCTTACTATTCTGGCTCTCAAGACAGTGGGACTATAATAACCGATTCACAAAGTAACTCTTATACTATGCAAAGCCAAGCGAACGCTAACATGGCTACTAATAGCCAAAGCGTGCCAAGCAGCGCCTCAAGCAATAGCCAAACTAACGCACCATATATCTACGATATGTACGGGCAAAATCAAATAGCACCAATCCCTGAAAATCCATCAATGACTTATGCAGGTCATGATTTGAGCGCTAACTTCTCTCAAATGCAAGTATCAGCGCCTAAAGATTATCAACCGCCGAATTTCGGTAACGATTATTCACAAACGTATTATAGCGTGAACTACCCACAAGCGGCCACGCCTAATATGGCTACATATAGTAACGCTGAACAGAGTAACTCAAACACTAATTCTACGCAAAGTACTGATTATAATACAGCGATAAATTATCCATACGCTCCTAATTCTGCGTCAACGTACGCACCCAATTCTGCTGTTTCAACGTACGCACCCAATTCTGCGGGTTCAACGTACGCACCCAATTCTGCAGGTTCGACGTACGCACCCAATTCTACGGCTACTTCGTACGCGCCTGCCTCCGTTGCTTCATATGCTCCTAACCCTGTGACTTCTTCGTACGCTCCTAATTCTGCTGCTTCCAATTACGCACCTAATTCTACGGGTCCTACTTACGCCCCTAACTCTGCTCCTACTGTTCCTGCGTACAGTGAGCAATATAACTACACAACAGGCTACGAAGCATCATCACAAAGCTACCCCGTATACACGAACGCTGATACTACAGCCTACTCTACCACCACAGTTACCAATGTCCCAGTATCCATCGAGTCACCATACAATCCGCCCGAACCGAATCCAGCACTATCCCAAATAGACGCTTACGACCAACCAATCAAGTCCCATGTCACCGGAGAAGCATTGAACTACCCTAGCTACCAAAGTTACGAGCCTAGCTACACCCCAACCCCTAACCCAGAGACAACACCGACCCACCAACCAAACAACTTCTACCAAGACCCAGCGAACGTGAACTACGCGCATACCTATCAAAATCATCCGGGTTATAACTTCAATCCAGGCACAGGAGGTTTCGACTATAACTACGGCTCTCAGAATTCTTATGCCAGCTACGTGCAACCAAATATAGACTCTCAGTCGAACCCTAAAGATCCAAATTGGAACGCGCAAGGGGTCTACACGAGCGCTGGAGCGTGTGAAACTGTCCAATCCCCTTCAGAAACCCCTCAAACGCCGCAGCCAAGCGACAATCAGACTTATTACAATACGCCGTACGGATATATTACTAATACTAATCAGTCACAAGAGGTGGTGTCGAATCCTGAAGTGACGACTACGAATTATGGTGCCAATGTGAATCAGTCGACTTATATGCAGTCTGGGGAACAGTACAACACTAATGTCACCTTTAGTAATAACAAAG TAACGACACCCAAGGAAGAAATAGAGGAGCCAACTTTTGAGGCAAAACCAGAGCCGATCCAAAGTCCACCGGAACCAGAAACTCAAGAACCTCCACCAATTAAAGAAGAGTCTGAACCGGTCCCAGAGCCCTCCGTTTTCGACTTATTATCAGACATAGATTTCTCAGTCGAACAAACACCTCTAACGCCTCAAATAAAAGTACCACAAATATCAGAAAGCGCGATCAAAAAGCCTTTACCAGTGCCTAAAGTTGAACCAATTCCGAAACCAGTGCCAAAAGAAGAAGTGATACAACGGCCAGCTAAAAGGGACCTGTTTTCGGACCCTAGTTTGCTGAATAGTTTTACGCAGGAGGTGAAGAATTTGCAGGCCTTGGTTGACTCGTTGACGAATAAAGTGCAGGGTGGATTGACGCTGTTGGACTCTAAGTGGAAGTCGTTCCAGGATATACAA AGTAAAGAAAACATGACGCGATCGAAGAACATCGCGAAACAATATAAGAGTGGCAACATCGCGCCCTACGACGACTCCCGACTGACGCTCAGGAGTGACGCGAATGCGTACATCAACGCTTCTTATTATAAG CAACTGGCTCCCTGGTGCATTCCCCTGGTGATATCCTCGATGCCACAAGAGAGGAGCTACAGTGTTTTCTGGAAGGCCGTGTTGGAAAACAAAATCACGTCTGTCGTTTGCTTGCTGAGCGAAATTGAG ATGCAAGGCAAATTCTACTGGCCGACGGCGAAGGGCCAATCCTTAGACCTCCCCGGAGTTAAGGTGGTGCTGGATGACGTCACATGCACTGTACATTGGACCGAACGGAAACTTACAGTGGTCCACGGGAGTACTGTGCATAAAGTGAACCATTATCAAATCAGCGTATTCCCTGCCAA AATCGTCTGTTCTCCTCTCATCCTCCTCGTGGACAAGATCCTATCGGAGACCTTTGAGAACCGTCTCAGTAATCAGCTCAGCGGCGCCTGGCTTCAATGCGGTACGGGTGGCGGGCGGAGCGCGTTACTGGCGCTAATTATAGCGCTCGTGTGCCAAGTGCGCGCGGGACAGCCGCAGCTGTGCG ATACACTGGACGCGGCGTGTGCGAACCTTTACAAGCACCGTACGGACGTGTTGGAGGACACCAAGTTCCTCGCCGACGCGTACAGAACGGCGCTGTTCTACGTGCAAGGAGTGCTTTGCTCTG GTACTACCTCATTCAACGGCGAAGCCATCTCGGTCCCGACCGGGGCGTCCGTATTACCCCCCGTCACGCCCACCCCCACCCCCACCGCCGCCAGCTCCCAAAGAACCAAGTTCTCCCGAGAATCCTTCGAGGAGATGAAACAGTCGCCCGGCCTCAAGAGCGGAGACATGAAGGACCCGCTCAACTTTCTCGATCCACTGTGGAGCTTGAAGAAGAAATAA